The Desulfatibacillum aliphaticivorans DSM 15576 DNA window CTTGGTTGCAGTGAGCTCTTCCACGCCCATGGGTCCGAATGCATGCAGCTTGGAGGTGCTGATGCCTATCTCCGCGCCCAGGCCCAACTGGCCTCCGTCGTTGAACCGGGTGGAGGCGTTGACCATAACCGCCGAAGCGTCCACCTCGCGGCAAAAGCGCTTGGCTCTGGTGTAGTTGTCTGTGACAATGGTTTCGGTATGAAGCGAGCCGTATTTGGCGATATGATCCATGGCTTCGTCCATATCCTTAACTACCTTGACCGCCAGAATCAGATCCAAAAATTCCGCAGGCCAGTCTTCTTCCTGGGCGGGCTTGGCGTCTTTAAGGATTGCGCAGGTTTTGGGGCAGCCTCTGAATTCCACGCCGTCCCTGCTCAATACTTCACAGACCTTGGGCAGAAAAGCCGCCGCCTCGGCCTCATTGACCAGCAAGGTTTCCACGGCATTGCAGACGCCGGGACGCTGCACCTTGCCGTTTTGGCAAATGTTTACCGCCATGTCGTGGTCCGCCGACCGATCCACATACACGTGGCACACGCCCTTGTAATGCTTGAGCACGGGAATGCTGGAGTTGGCCACCACAAAACGAATGAGTCCCTCCCCTCCCCTGGGGATGACCAGATCGATGTATTCTTCCTGTGTCAGCAGTTCCTTGACCGCCTCGCGGTCCGTCATGGGAACAAGCTGCACCACGGTTTCGGGCAGGCCGTTTTTAGCCAGGGCTTTTGCGATAACCTGCCCCAGCGCCCGGTTGGAATGAATGGCTTCGGAGCCGCCCCGGAGGACCACGGCGTTTCCGGCTTTGAGACAAAGGCCTGCCGCGTCTATGGTTACGTTGGGGCGGGATTCGTAGATCATGCAGACAACGCCCAGGGGGATGCGCATTTTCCCCACGGATAAGCCGTTGGGGCGCTGCCACATCTTAACCATGGAGCCGACAGGATCGGCCATGGCGGCCACCTCAATGAGGCCCTGAGCCATGGATTCAATGGTGGCTTCCTTGATGGTCAAGCGGTCGATCATGGCGGAGCTAAGGCCGCTTTCCTTGGCCGCCTCCAAATCCTTGGCGTTTTCTTGGTATAAAAAGGATGCTTCTTCCTTAAGCAGGGCGGCAATGTCTGTGAGCACCTTGTCCTTCACCTGGCCCGAACATTTGCCAATTTCCCGGGAGGCCGCGCGAGCCGCCTTGGCCATATCGAGTATGATTTCGTTTACACTCACGGATTTTCCTCCTGATCTTCAAATGTAACGACTAAATTGTCGCGATGAATCACTTCGTCATAAGCTTTATGCTTTAAAATGCATTCCAGTTCGGAGCTTGGCTTGCCCTTGATCTTTCTGGCGTCGGCCGAAGAATAATTGGTAAGCCCTATCCCCAATTCCCGGCGATCCAAGTCCACCACGCGAACCGGAGCGCCTACCCCAAAGGCGCCTTCTACGGCCTTGATGCCCACAGGCAACAGGCTTTTGCCGTTATTAACCAGGGCGTTGGCGGCGCCATTATCGATCATGAACAGGCCCTTGGGATTGGCTGCAAAGCCCAGCCAGCATTTTTTGCCCGCCATTTTTTTACTTTTCGGAGCGAAAAGGGTCCCTACTTCCTCCCCATCGAAAATTTTCTTTAAGATGCCTGAAGTCGCCCCGCCCGCCACAATCATTGGTATGCCGGCGGCATGCGCTTTTTTGGCGGCGATTACCTTAGAGGCCATGCCTCCGGTGCCGTGCTGGCCTGTATGGCAACTTGCCGATTGCTCCAGGGCTGAGGTTATCTTTTCGACGTAAGGGACTATCTTGGCGTCTGAACAGGTTCTGGGGTCGCTGGTGTACAATCCGTCGATATCCGTCAGATTGATCACCACGTCCACATCCAGCAATTGAGCGATCATGGCGGACAGGTTGTCGTTATCCCCGAATTTTAACTCAGCAACCACCACCGTATCGTTTTCGTTGATAATAGGCAACACCTTCCAGGCTAATAGGGTCTGAAGGGCGTTTCGAGCGTTCAGGTAACGTCTGCGGGCCGCCAGGTCGTCTCGAGTAAGCAGCACCTGGGCGACCTTTACATTATGCTCTTCAAAAGCCAGTTCATATTCATTGATAAGGCTGGCCTGCCCCACAGCGGCTGCAGCTTGCTTTTCCGGTATTTCCGTAGGCCTCTTGGCAAGCTGCATCTTGCGTACGCCCGCGGCCACGGCGCCGGAGGATACCAGGATGATTTCCCGGCCTGTAGCATGCAGCTCCGCCAGTTGCTGGGAAAGATTTTTGACCATTTTCAAATTAAGGCCGGTTTCTTCGGTCAATATGCCTGAGCCGACCTTGACCACCACCCGTTTGACGCAGGAAAAAAACTCCTTGCGATTGCCGGCGCCTGAAAATACAGCGCCATTGTTATTGGCTTGGCCTTTCATAATAAACCTGAATTCTATAGGAAATGATAAAAAAAGCTGGCTGCTGACCTAATTAAAATAAATCAGGATGGTCGGCGGCCCGGTTCGCGGAGTTGGGCGAATATGGCTTCAATAAGTTCGTCCAGTCCCTCCCCCAATATAGCAGAAATCTGCAATACCTGCAGATTCCCACAAGATTGCTTAAAAAGGCAAGCGCCTTCTTCAGCTTCGGGAAGGTCCATTTTATTTAAAACCACTATTTGGGGCTTTTCGCCCAGAGCCTGATCATAGGAACTGAGTTCCTTATTGATGGCCTGGTACGATGCCAAAGGGTCTTCGGCAGTCACCTGCGAGGCGTCGATGAGATGGATAAGAAGGCGGTTGCGCTCTATATGACGCAAAAACCGGTGGCCAAGGCCTGCGCCTTGGGCGGCGCCTTCAATAAGGCCGGGGATATCGGCGATGACAACAGGCTCTCCGTAGGGATCCTGAAGCACTCCAAGACTGGGAGCAAGGGTGGTAAACGGATAGGCGCCGATTTTGGGTCTTGCTGCGGTAAGGGCTGTGATGAGGCTGGATTTGCCTGCGTTGGGCAAGCCCACCAAGCCGACGTCCGCCAGAAGTTTGAGTTCCAGCCTGAGGGTTTTCTCCTCGCCTTCCTCGCCTTCCTGTGCGAACCTGGGAGCTCGGTAGGTAGAGGAGGTAAAGTGCTTGTTGCCTTTACCTCCCCTACCGCCGTGACAAACTATACACCGTTCCTCTTCAACAGAAAGATCCGCTATGATTTCGGATGTTTCCGCATCGCGGACAATCGTACCCACGGGCACTTCAATGAGGAGATCCTCCCCATTTTTTCCGTGTCGGTTGGCTCCACTGCCGTATCCTCCACGTTGCGCCTGGAAACGATGTTTATAACGAAAATGATAGAGGGTGTGTTTGGCTCGCGTAGCGACAAGCACCACGTCTCCGCCCTTGCCTCCGTTGCCTCCATCCGGTCCGCCCCTAGGGATAAACCTTTCGCGCCGGAAGCTGACACACCCTCTTCCGCCATCGCCTGATTGTACAATCAAGGTGGCTTCGTCTACGAATTTCACACCGGGTATACGCTCACTTTTTTCTTGTCGCGGCCCTTGCGTTCGTAGGCGACTTTGCCATCGATGGTGGCGAACAAAGTGTAATCGCGGCCCATGCCCACGTTTTCGCCGGGATGAATTCTGGTGCCCACCTGGCGAACCAGGATATTGCCGGCCCGAACGATTTCTCCGCCGTAGCGTTTTACGCCCCGGCGTTGGCCGTTACTATCCCTGCCGTTTCTTGAGCTACCGCCAGCTTTCTTATGTGCCATGACTCAATACTCCTGATATCGTTTAGGCTCCGGCCTCAATTTTATTGATCTTGAGAGCCGTGAAAGGCTGCCGGTGACCTTGTTTTTTCCTATAGCCTTTGCGCCTTTTAAACCTGAAGACCAAGACTTTTTTGGCTTTGCCCTGTTCTACTATCTGGGCGTCTACAGCCACATTTTCCACAGTGGGCTGACCCACCTTCACGTTTTCGCCGTCGGAAAAAAGCAGGACCTGGTCCAGGCGCACGGTGTCTCCGACCTCGCCGGGGAGTTTTTCCACCCGGACGATTTCGCCTTCACCTACTTTGTATTGTTTTCCGCCGGTAGCTATTACGGCATACATTGTTATTTAAACCTCCTTGACATCATTTCAAAAAACCGGTCAAGCAAAACCGATCTTATAAAGACAAAAATCCGACCTGTCAACGGAAAAAGAATCAACCACCGGATATTGGGGCGGAGTCCATGAACTCCATAATCTCAAACCGTTCAATATGCAGGGCGGGATCCGCCTGAATTAAAATAGGCGTTTCGATCCGCTGCTCCAAAGAAAGGACGGTGATGTTTTCCTCTTCCAATAAGAATCGGGCTATTTCCGGATGCGCCTTTACGGATATCCGGGATCCCTGGATATCGTAGGATTGGCGCAGAATTTCCCTGTAAATATTGTGGCAGATGCTCTTTTTGGAAAGGACGATGCCCTCTCCTTCGCAATAAGCGCAAGGCTCTGACAACTGGCGATTGATATTTTCCCGGGTCCGTTTCCGGGTCATTTGAATCAATCCCATTTCCGACATGGGCAGAACGTTGGTGGTGCTCCGGTCCTTTTTCAGGGTTTCCACCAGAACCTGATACACTTTATCCCGGTCTTCCAGCTTCTCCATATCTATAAAATCAATGACGATGATTCCGCCGATATCCCTCAACCGCAACTGATAGGCGATTTCCTTCAGCGCCTCCAGGTTGGTTTTGAGAATGGTTTCGGAAAGATCCCCCTTGCCCACATAACGGCCGGTGTTTACGTCGATGGAAACCAGGGCTTCGGTCTCCTCAATCACTATGTAGCCGCCGGACTTGAGCCAAACCTTTTTTCGGCCCAAACGGGAGATATCCCCTTCCAGTTGATAGGCGTCGAAAATAGGCTCGCGGCGATCGTAATACTGTACGGCGTCGCGCAATCCGGGCATGTTGGGCTCCAGAAAATCCTGAATTTCCCTGTACCCTCTTTCTGAGTCAATCACCAGCCTGTCCACTTCCTTGGTGAACAGATCCCTGACCGACCTCAGACTGGCTGAAAGCTCCTGATGCAGCAAAGACGGGGCGGAGCACTGCCAATAGCGATGGACCACGCGTTTCCAGACCCTGGTGAGAAATTCCACCTCGTGGGTGAGTTTTTCAGGCCCTATTCCTTCGCACACGGTGCGGACGATGTAGCCAAAAGGCTCCACCCGGGCTTCCATCAATTGCTCTTTTAAGCGGTTGCGCTCTCCGGAATCTGTGATGCGGCGGGACACCCCAATATGATTGGTGGTGGGCATGAGCACCAAAAAGCGACCGGGAATGGTAATTCGGGAAGTGACTCTGGCGCCTTTTTTTCCAATGGGCGACTTAGCCACCTGCACCATGATCTCCTGGCCTTCCCGGATCATATCTTCTATGCTGGGCCGAATGCGGGGAGGCCTGATTATTCTGGCGGCTTCCTCAATTTCATCGTCATCGTCCTCGGCGTCCAGCAGAATGACTTCCTGATCCTCCTCCTCATCTTCATGAATGAGGGGGGAGCCGGTTTCATCGGAAGGAAAATCCATGACCACGTCGTCAACATATATAAAGGCGGCCTGATCCAGACCTATATCCACAAAAGCGGCCTGCATGCCGGGCAAAACCCGCATGACCCTGCCCTTATATATATTGCTGACGATATCGGACTCTCCGGTGCGTTCGATATATAACTCAGCAAGAGCGCCGTCCTCCACCAGAGCCACCCTGGTTTCAAATCCGGCGTCATTAATTATCAGTTTTTTTTCCATTGCATTTTTACCCCTTATTACTAAGGGTCAACTCCCTGCGTTGGATGCAGGCTGCTTAACCACGCGGCATCCCGCCAACGATTCGGGAGAGAGTCCCAATATATGACCGAGAATCTCCATGGGCCGGATGCTCTTTCCCGGAATATTTTTTACAGACAAGAAAAAGGCTCCATCCCCCATTGATTGTATTTCAACCAATTGGGCCAGATCAAGCTCCCATTGCTTTCCCTTATGATTCGTATGCGTTACAATATACTCTTTCGCCTCGCTAAAGGCCATTATTTTTTCATCATGCTCCGGCTCGAGCCTAACCTTGTAATATATAACGTCCGGCTCTCCCGCCCTGGCTCCTTTGGTAAAGGGTTCGCACCGGAACGCTTCCAAACCCTCGGGCAGCCGCCCTTCAAGGCGCTCCAACATGTACTCGGGCTGAAAGCGGCTGTCTACAGTTATGATAAAATTTTCTTCCAGGCTTTCCATTCCCACCGGCAAGGCCTGAGAAAACGAGACCTTGGGCATGGGGTGGAATCCCTTGGAATACATCATGGGTATGCGCGCTCTTCGCAAGGCTCTGTGCACCTGGCTGATCATTTCCAAATGGCCCAGGTGGCGGGCGTCGTCTGTTTTGGAATAATAAACCATCAGCTTCCTATAGTTTATATTCTCCGAGCCCTCCTCGGATTCCTGGTTTTCGACTTTTTCAGGACTTTTTGAAAATATAGGCTGTATATTGGAAAAATCGCACACCCCGCAACCGGAGCAGGTTTCCTTGCTGCAGCCCGGGGTTTTTTCCACGTCCAGGGCCTTTTGCAACTCCTTTTGGAGGAATTTCTTCGTGGCGCCCATGTCTATATGATCCCAGGGCAAAGGCTCTTCCGTCGGTTTGCCGCCTATATAGTCGTCCGGATTTATGCTGTCGGCCTCCATGAGTTCCCGCCACAGATGAAAATCAAAATGATCGGACCAGCCGTCAAACCGGGCGCCTTTATTCCAGGCGTCGACCAGCAAAGGGGCCAGTTTTCTGTTCCCACGGGAAAATACCCCTTCAATAACGCTGACCTGGGGATTTTGCCATTTTGTTTTAACGCCGGGCCGTTTAAGCCTGTCTTTGATGTAATCCAGGCGCTCCCACGCCTCCTCAATGGAAATCTGGCGAGCCCATTGAAACGGAGTGTGCGGCTTAGGCACGAACACCCCGATGCTGGCGGTGATGTCGGCTTTCTTTCCGGCCAAATCCTTTAATTTGTGCACCAGGTCCACGATGCCCTGGACGTCTTCCTGGGTTTCCGTGGGAAGGCCGATCATGAAATACAGCTTAATCAGCTTCCACCCCATATAGAAAGCGTCGGAAACGGTTTGAATGATTTCCTCTTCGCTGATGTTTTTATTGATGACGTCCCGCAAGCGCTGGGTTCCGGCTTCCGGCGCTATGGTAAATCCCGTCTTACGGACCTTTTTGATCTCTTCCATCAAAGGGCGGGTAAGGGTTCCCGCACGCATGGATGGTAAAGAAACCGCCACCTGCTGCTTGCTGAATTCCTTCATGATTCCGCTCATGAGCCAATCCAGACAGGAATAATCCCCCACGCTTAAGGACAGGAGGGATATGTCCTCATACCCGGTTTGAGTCAGGGATTTGCGGGCATACTCCATGAGGTTCTCCGGCGTTCTCTCCCGCACTGGCCTATAAATCATCCCGGCCTGGCAAAAACGGCATCCCCTGCCGCACCCGCGGGAAATTTCCAGGCGCAGCCGATCATGCACCGGATTGGAATAAGGAACGATGGGATCTATAGGGAAATACGTTGCATTTAAATCCGGAATAATCGTTCTTTTGACGGAGCTTTGCTTGCCGGGCTTAGGAGTGAGTTTTTCTGATACTGCGTCAAACTCAAAATGGGAAGGTACGTAGACTCCGCGGATTTCGGCCAGTTTGTCCAGAAGATCGCTTTTTACAGGATTTTCCTTATTTTTCCATTCCAGCCAAGCATCAGCCATTTCGAGGATGGCTTCTTCTCCGTCTCCAATCAATATAGCGTCAAAAAAATCGGCAATCGGCTCCGGATTGCAGGCGCACGGACCGCCTCCTATGATTAAAGGTTGATCATCGCCGCGATCTTTAGAGTAAAATGGAATTCCGGACAGATTCAACATAGTGAGCATATTGGTGTAATTAAGCTCATAAAGCAGGCTGATTCCTATCCAGTCAAAATCCTTTAAAGGACGATGGCTTTCCAAAGTGAAGAGATCAATTTTTTCTTCGCCCAGCAGTTTTTCAAGGTCGTCGTCAGGCGCGTAAACCCTTTCGGCCAGGATGTCTTCCCTGCCGTTTAAAATGCTGTAGAGAATCTGAATTCCGAAATGGGAGGTTCCAATTTCATAAAGATCGGGAAAAGCCAGTGCGACCTGCAGTTTAACCTCTTCGGGCGACTTATGGACGGAATTGATCTCTGTTCCCAGGTATCTTCCGGGCCTGCGGACCCGGGTCAATATTTTGTCTTTTTCCAGTTTATTCATAGCAGCTGACGCTAATACTACGTCCGATTTTCCCCCTCAAACAGGGATCTAAAAAATTACATTGGGGGAGACTCAATAAAAATGAGTTCTCCCCCAAAAAAAAATAATCAAGCGGAATTTCACCTGAAATCAAATATCCAGCTGGGTGACCTCCAAGGCGTTGCTCTGGATGAAATCCCTGCGGGGCTCCACCTCGTCGCCCATCAACAGGCGGAACATTTCGTCCGTCTCAATGGCGTCTTCCACCTTGACTTTGACCAGCCGTCTTTTTTCAGGATCCATGGTGGTTTCCCACAGTTGGTCCGGGTTCATTTCGCCCAAACCTTTGTACCGCTGCAGGCTGATGCCTTTTTTGGACTCTTCCATCA harbors:
- a CDS encoding glutamate-5-semialdehyde dehydrogenase; its protein translation is MSVNEIILDMAKAARAASREIGKCSGQVKDKVLTDIAALLKEEASFLYQENAKDLEAAKESGLSSAMIDRLTIKEATIESMAQGLIEVAAMADPVGSMVKMWQRPNGLSVGKMRIPLGVVCMIYESRPNVTIDAAGLCLKAGNAVVLRGGSEAIHSNRALGQVIAKALAKNGLPETVVQLVPMTDREAVKELLTQEEYIDLVIPRGGEGLIRFVVANSSIPVLKHYKGVCHVYVDRSADHDMAVNICQNGKVQRPGVCNAVETLLVNEAEAAAFLPKVCEVLSRDGVEFRGCPKTCAILKDAKPAQEEDWPAEFLDLILAVKVVKDMDEAMDHIAKYGSLHTETIVTDNYTRAKRFCREVDASAVMVNASTRFNDGGQLGLGAEIGISTSKLHAFGPMGVEELTATKFVVEGQGQIRS
- the proB gene encoding glutamate 5-kinase; this encodes MKGQANNNGAVFSGAGNRKEFFSCVKRVVVKVGSGILTEETGLNLKMVKNLSQQLAELHATGREIILVSSGAVAAGVRKMQLAKRPTEIPEKQAAAAVGQASLINEYELAFEEHNVKVAQVLLTRDDLAARRRYLNARNALQTLLAWKVLPIINENDTVVVAELKFGDNDNLSAMIAQLLDVDVVINLTDIDGLYTSDPRTCSDAKIVPYVEKITSALEQSASCHTGQHGTGGMASKVIAAKKAHAAGIPMIVAGGATSGILKKIFDGEEVGTLFAPKSKKMAGKKCWLGFAANPKGLFMIDNGAANALVNNGKSLLPVGIKAVEGAFGVGAPVRVVDLDRRELGIGLTNYSSADARKIKGKPSSELECILKHKAYDEVIHRDNLVVTFEDQEENP
- the obgE gene encoding GTPase ObgE, producing the protein MKFVDEATLIVQSGDGGRGCVSFRRERFIPRGGPDGGNGGKGGDVVLVATRAKHTLYHFRYKHRFQAQRGGYGSGANRHGKNGEDLLIEVPVGTIVRDAETSEIIADLSVEEERCIVCHGGRGGKGNKHFTSSTYRAPRFAQEGEEGEEKTLRLELKLLADVGLVGLPNAGKSSLITALTAARPKIGAYPFTTLAPSLGVLQDPYGEPVVIADIPGLIEGAAQGAGLGHRFLRHIERNRLLIHLIDASQVTAEDPLASYQAINKELSSYDQALGEKPQIVVLNKMDLPEAEEGACLFKQSCGNLQVLQISAILGEGLDELIEAIFAQLREPGRRPS
- the rpmA gene encoding 50S ribosomal protein L27, translated to MAHKKAGGSSRNGRDSNGQRRGVKRYGGEIVRAGNILVRQVGTRIHPGENVGMGRDYTLFATIDGKVAYERKGRDKKKVSVYPV
- the rplU gene encoding 50S ribosomal protein L21; this encodes MYAVIATGGKQYKVGEGEIVRVEKLPGEVGDTVRLDQVLLFSDGENVKVGQPTVENVAVDAQIVEQGKAKKVLVFRFKRRKGYRKKQGHRQPFTALKINKIEAGA
- a CDS encoding Rne/Rng family ribonuclease, with translation MEKKLIINDAGFETRVALVEDGALAELYIERTGESDIVSNIYKGRVMRVLPGMQAAFVDIGLDQAAFIYVDDVVMDFPSDETGSPLIHEDEEEDQEVILLDAEDDDDEIEEAARIIRPPRIRPSIEDMIREGQEIMVQVAKSPIGKKGARVTSRITIPGRFLVLMPTTNHIGVSRRITDSGERNRLKEQLMEARVEPFGYIVRTVCEGIGPEKLTHEVEFLTRVWKRVVHRYWQCSAPSLLHQELSASLRSVRDLFTKEVDRLVIDSERGYREIQDFLEPNMPGLRDAVQYYDRREPIFDAYQLEGDISRLGRKKVWLKSGGYIVIEETEALVSIDVNTGRYVGKGDLSETILKTNLEALKEIAYQLRLRDIGGIIVIDFIDMEKLEDRDKVYQVLVETLKKDRSTTNVLPMSEMGLIQMTRKRTRENINRQLSEPCAYCEGEGIVLSKKSICHNIYREILRQSYDIQGSRISVKAHPEIARFLLEEENITVLSLEQRIETPILIQADPALHIERFEIMEFMDSAPISGG
- a CDS encoding TIGR03960 family B12-binding radical SAM protein, whose product is MNKLEKDKILTRVRRPGRYLGTEINSVHKSPEEVKLQVALAFPDLYEIGTSHFGIQILYSILNGREDILAERVYAPDDDLEKLLGEEKIDLFTLESHRPLKDFDWIGISLLYELNYTNMLTMLNLSGIPFYSKDRGDDQPLIIGGGPCACNPEPIADFFDAILIGDGEEAILEMADAWLEWKNKENPVKSDLLDKLAEIRGVYVPSHFEFDAVSEKLTPKPGKQSSVKRTIIPDLNATYFPIDPIVPYSNPVHDRLRLEISRGCGRGCRFCQAGMIYRPVRERTPENLMEYARKSLTQTGYEDISLLSLSVGDYSCLDWLMSGIMKEFSKQQVAVSLPSMRAGTLTRPLMEEIKKVRKTGFTIAPEAGTQRLRDVINKNISEEEIIQTVSDAFYMGWKLIKLYFMIGLPTETQEDVQGIVDLVHKLKDLAGKKADITASIGVFVPKPHTPFQWARQISIEEAWERLDYIKDRLKRPGVKTKWQNPQVSVIEGVFSRGNRKLAPLLVDAWNKGARFDGWSDHFDFHLWRELMEADSINPDDYIGGKPTEEPLPWDHIDMGATKKFLQKELQKALDVEKTPGCSKETCSGCGVCDFSNIQPIFSKSPEKVENQESEEGSENINYRKLMVYYSKTDDARHLGHLEMISQVHRALRRARIPMMYSKGFHPMPKVSFSQALPVGMESLEENFIITVDSRFQPEYMLERLEGRLPEGLEAFRCEPFTKGARAGEPDVIYYKVRLEPEHDEKIMAFSEAKEYIVTHTNHKGKQWELDLAQLVEIQSMGDGAFFLSVKNIPGKSIRPMEILGHILGLSPESLAGCRVVKQPASNAGS